The genome window TTGCCATGTTCTGAAAATACAAACTGTCTTTACAAGATTCTTATTACCACGTTCTGAAAATACAAACTGTCTTTACGAGATTCTTATCACGTGTTACTGAAATACTGCAGTGAAAGGATTTTGTTGAGAGGAGTGTTGTCAATCACCAAAGTAACGAAAAGGTAGGCTACAGCGTTTATGTAAAGACAATCCAAGTTGATTTGTGAACAGCCAGTACCAATCCTCTCATCTCGCAACCGTCGACACAGAAAACTTGTTCCTCAAAGTAAACCTAAGACGCTAATCTTTCACAAACACCTGTCATTTTTAGTCGATTATTATGCCAAATCACAAAAAACAACATATAGTCTACAACTGAAATACAGTGTctctctgtacatacatacgtgcatgccATTAgacgcatgcatgtatgtatgcaatcgTATACACACAGAACATATAAGTACGCAGCCTGCGATGCAGCGATATAAAACTCATCCATATGATACATATACAGCACATTTGACAACTGAGGGGCAAATCGCGATACTAAACCACGTATCATATTTCATAAGAGTAATTAACTGGAATGCTAATCATACATACGAAATACTGCAAACACTGTTTTCTGATTCCCTTCCGTCAGATCAAGCAGCAACCTTTAGTTAAAACACTTCACAACGGAGAAGCGCTTCGCGTTCTCCTTTTGCCCACTGGAACCATTTGCCTCCACTATTTCCAGAGAACTGTGGACAAAGTGAACTTTCCACGAAATAAACCTCTTTGTTGGCAAggcatcattattttcatcttagTTACAAACGTGTCAGATGCGGAAGTGTTGTCTGTCATCGTCTGCAAATGGAGTCAACGATATACAAATAGCTACTTGTAATTCAAAACATAGTTATGAAACTACTACGTACATAAAAATCCTCGTTTCGTCCGGGGTGAAACTTTCGGTATTCGTGGGTTTCATGGCACAATACaaagtgttttgtttcttttccgaGAAGAGTTCCGTttcggaaaaacaaaaaaaatataggaagaaGATGAAGCGAAGATGTGGGACTTCTTGGTGAAACGAGTTCCTTACAATGTAAACCACCAGATGATGAGTTATATATCTACATGAACGACACTGCCggatgtgtgtctgtctgtctgtctctctctctctctctctttgcgtctACGggatgtcctcctcctcctcacggaACAGGTAGGTGCTCCAGTAGACCACGTTGAAGAGCGCGAAGACCAGCGGGAAGGTGATCCTCGAGATGACGTCGATCCTTTTACTCCTGCTGGGGAACTTGGAGAGCCAGGACCCGCAGCAACGTCTCGGCGGAGGGGGCTGCATGTGGATCTCGCACTGCCGAGCCTTATCCAGGGAGAGACCATCACCGTGGGGCCTCATCAGGGGCTTCTGTTAAGACCAGCATCAGTACGGTCAAGCCTAACACTAACGGGACTCCCCGAAGAGATCGCCGGAGCGAGAAACTCATCTTTCGTGAAACGGAGCTTGAGTGTGTTACTTCGAAGTAGCTACCGCGTGACTTACAGACACTGGTTTCGtgcgacgatgatgatgatgatgacggcgtCACGTAATTGTCACTGAAACGTGAGGCCTGCGCGATGTTCaggctttttgtttttaaatgctttCTAAGGCTGATTGGATAATGTTAAAGCTAGTTCAATCTCATTTCTGACAAAGCATCGTCGGCTTCGACGCTAGTTTTAATCATGTTTCTGAACAAAGCATCTTGAGCGTCGACGCTAGTCTGAATCGTGTTTCTGAACAAAGCATCTTGAGCGTCGACGCTAGTCTGAATCGTGTTTCTGAACAAAGCATCTTGAGCGTCGAGTTAGTTTTAATCGTGTTTCTGAACAAAGCATCTTCGGCGTTGACGCCAGTCTTAAACTCTATTTCTGAACAAAGCTTCTGCAGCTTCTACGTCGACGCAATTTTAATCGTGTTTCTGAACAAAGCATCTTCGGCGTCGACGCTAGTTTTAATCGTATTTCTGAACAAAGCGCTTTCAGCGTCGACGTCGACGTAATTTTAATCGTATTTCCGAACAAAGCATCTTGAGTGTCGACGTAATTTTAATAGTATTTCTAAACAAAGCATCGTCGACATCGACGCTAGTCTTAATCGTGTTTCTAAACAAAGCATCTTCGGCGTCGACGCTAGTCTTAAATCCTATTTCTGAACAAAGCATCTTGAGCGTCGACGTCGACGTAATTTTAATCGCATTTCTAAACAAAGCATCTTCGACATCGACGCTAGTCTTAACCGTGTTTCTAAACAAAGCATCTTCGGCGTCGACGCTAGTCTTAAATCCTATTTCTGAACAAAGCATCTTGAGCGTCGACGTCGACGTAATTTTAATCGCATTTCTAAACAAAGCATCTTCGACATCGACGCTAGTCTTAACCGTGTTTCTAAACAAAGCATCTTCGGCGTCGACGCTAGTCTTAAATCCTATTTCTGAAAAAAGCATTACCAGCGTCGACGTAATTCTAATCGCATTTCTGAACAAAGCATCTTTGGATTCGTCGCTAATTCTGCGCCGATGAGTTTCTCACTCCGGGACAGGAGACCCCTCTTAAAATAAATACTTCCTCATGGACCCTCATCAATGGAGACTTGATTTTTAAGTGTTTAACTTGGGGGAAATAAGCAATTGCTGTCAGCCAAacttaaaatcaaagaaaaaactatCCATTAACAAGTTTATCGATACTGCattgacaatgaaaatgaaatgctatcaTTCAAGAACAGCACACTTCTCACAGCAGcgatttaaatataaatacaccgagagagagagagagagagagagagagagagagagagagagagagagagagagagagagagagagaaaagaagccacAGGTGCTGGAATTGTAAAAATGCAAACAAAGAGGATATAAAGCAGATATGATTATAATGAGAATTATTCTGAGcaacgtaaaaataataataataataataataataataataataataataataataataataataataataatgtaaagagtaaaaaataaaatatgatttcagTTACAAAGTATGCCAATGATTGCATGAAAAGAAAGTAtggtgaatttttatattattatacagaaaattattcagattaacgtgatattaataataataataataataataataataataataataataataataataataataataacgcaaagagtaaaaaataaaaaaaaataatttcagtaataaaTTAAGCTAATAcacggaaagaaaatatgaattttttggaCAATAAATCCTGAAAAGCGTGATAACTTTCAGCCAAACCATACAAATTCTTTTGCTTATCTAACATGAACgataaatgatagaaaataaatggataaataaataaaatacaacacaaacgagtaaatttcttttttttctttctgcaaaattttcttatattaccAAAGTAGTGAATGTAAGTGTATggcaaaaataaagcaaataaaaaggagGGACAAGGAACACTCACTCGTTCAAgtaacaaggatttttttttttcgtgtaaacagctattttttttttctactggaaaattaattgaaatgaattCACTTGAGCCTGGCAGGGGTACAAGTGGGTAAGACATTTAAAATCGAAATTTAAGGACGctctcattttttccccttaaactaaaatatgtcgattttttctcttttaataccGGACATTTACTGAATGAATTGGGTAGCAATTTGGTGTCCACTAAGAAAGGAACATGGGGgtaaatttcttctttctctctttaaaacttcggctgaaaacccttacggacagagtcaacaaACTAAATAAACCTAAGAGGGCTCCATAGGGAAACCAGcctgaagattgagagagagagagagagagagagagagagagagagagagagagagagagagagagagagagagagattacatgaaAAGGTGACatcaatatatatgatacacCAGAAATTCAGGAGACTTCAACAGAGCGCAGGAATGAACTGGCTCCACGCTTcgatatttggagatcagaagattccacatgATATGATTTGAcataattataaacttttaatatagaaaaaaatgataaggGTTCGTGTTAATGGATAGCAAATAACAATTTTGTCCTTTCCAGACGAAAGGTCTGCCCGCACTTTCCAGAAGTGAGACCCGGGCTCTTCGAAATGAAGGAGAACCAGTTGGGTGGGATACCAACCCTGGCGAACCCCAGCTGTTTACACGAACGGAAGTTTTAGGACACGAGATTTTAATCACTAAcgaacattctttttttttgtttctttagtaaTCGGAAAAGAAGCCATTCTTAGCCACACACAGAAGCTGGACATCATGCAAATTTGACTCTCGTGCGAAACAAGAAAAGGGATGATTTAAGgcacgaaggaaagaaaagaataaagcgTAGCAACAGTGCAGACACGACTCATGTATACTCCCAAGGTCAAGATGAAAGAACATCAAAACAGCATAAAAGGAAGATACGTTTAAAAGAACATCAAATTTAATCTGATctgcactttaaaaaaaaacacaagtacaATGTGAACTTCTTTCTCAACAAAAATATTCCTCACAGTTGTTGATTTACGTCACGATACAGCTCTTGTCAAGATGAGGCATATactgatttaagaaaaaaaatctagagaACCGTTTAACACGtacagtttttagaaaacatttcaaattaaagACAGTGTCAGAACGATCCGCAAACTAATTTTTAAGTGCAAAGGGCAAAGTGACCTGAACGATTTATAGGCAACCTATCCAGTGTTATTTCACCGGGAatagaaaatacatttcaaataattttggcAAAGTAAAAGATCTTTGTTCACAGTGACAAATCTTCAATATTTACAGATATGTCACATGTTGCTTCATATGACgtcttgaaattttaaattccataatctttttttttttttttggggatcgAAGAATATTTGTTTGGGAACTTGTCACAGAGGGTCTAATCTATTTGGCACGGATGCACTGTCTTCACATTTCAAGTCTGAGGTTAGATGTAATcctaaaatttctttaaagaaatgctTTGCAAGCAAGCAAAGCAGCACATTAATTCCGTCAACGCACAGAAAGCCTCAATAAAAGTGCATATGGAAACAGTGTGCACAATAACAAGTCTTCAAAAGATACTCTTGCCCATGCGCACAAATCTGGTGCGTGTTCTTAGACGTCTGATCTTCAATTGAAACTGAAGTTacatagaaaaaacttttaaccTTTGAATATACTCAACTCACTAGGGGAATGATATTTTTGTTGTGACAGAAGCAAACTTGACTTAGCTTAAACATACAAAACACTCTCTTTACTGGCttctaaaagttatttttatactaAAACATCTAATATTCAAAGTATTATATTCTTACCAACCTTATTACTTAACCAAATATTTGAGGGGGGGGGATAGGAAAGGGTGAGTCTCACTTAGAAGAAATAATATTCTGTATGAGATTCTAAGTAGAATTAGACAGTATTCAGTATGATATTCTAAGCAGAATTTGGCAGTATTCAGTATGAGATTCTAAGTAGAATTAGACAGTATTTAGTATGAGATTCTAAGCAGAATTAAACAGTATTCAGCATGAGATTCTAAGTAGAATTAGACAGTATTCAGTATGAGATTCTAAGTAGAATTTGGCAGTATTCAGTATGAGATTCTAAGTAGAATTAGGCAGTATTCAGTATGAGGATCTAAGTAGAATTAGACAGTATTCAGTATGAGATTCTAAGTAGAATTAGACAGTATTTAGTCTGAGACTCTAAGAAGAATTAGAACCAAAGTCTCATCCGTTCGGTTGAATAGGAAAGGGCGAGTCTCACTTATACAAGAAATAATGTTCAGTATGAAATTCTAAGTCGAATTAGACTTTAAGTCTCATTTGTTCGGTCAAGCACGAAAACAGTCTCAAGTTGTTCGAGGCAAGATCAAATTGCTTAACGAGTGATAACTCGAAGGTCCTTACTCTTTCCTTATGACAACATATTCAAGGCTTCATAATGAATACAGCAATTATAAAGGGAGGTCAGTATCTCCTAAAAGCTTTCTTCTAATAGGAAATTTAACGCCTCTGTGAAATACTGAGGGAGGGTCTATTGCAGAGTTGTATGTCtgttctcactctctttctctctacatatatgtatactgcatatatatatatacatatatatatatatatatacatatatatatatatatatatatatatatatatatttatatatatatatatatatatatatatatatatatatatatatatatatatatatatatatatatatatatatacatacgtaatttCATCTCCACATCCTTCAGAAGTGAGAAAACTGGACCCCAAGAAAACTACAGCATATTTCGAAAAGATTCTGGAGAAAAAGAACGAACGAGAGACTCACTCAAACATTGGGCTACAAGGACACGAGGCTGAAGAAGGGTAGGgtaaagggggaggaaggggagggggggggaggggaaggggggggggaaggaaaggtggaatgggagggaggaaggagaggggttggggggagggtggggttTCCTCCTTACCATGGCGAACGTAGCGGCTCCATCCGCCTCCAGGTGATCCGCCTCCAAGGCTGCCTGGTGCTCGAACTCCCACTGCCTCCGCTGCTTCTTCATCTGCTCCCGATGAATGTCCGATCTGGAGGCGTAGTTGACCAAGGCGAACTCCAGCAGGGCGCCGAAGACGAAGGTCAGGCACACGCCCGTCCAGACGTCAATGGCCTGCAAGGTATCGTGGGCGTCAGTTGGAACTGAATGGaattgttgttcagaagatgaaccctacagATCGGAACCCTAACGGAATGgcatgtaaaatttaggccaaaggccaagcgctgagacctctGATGGTCATTAAGCAtcgaaagggaaaaaaagaaaaagaaaaaagaagaaataccatcgAAAATACCATCAAGAGAatctacaagaaaaagaaaaatggagaaatgcCATCGAAAATACCATCAAAGagaatctacggatttacataccaggtttcagtaacctgctgtacagtaatactttaaaataaagaatttctgctgtaacaaccgctgtttcatccatcgaaatatgaacattgaacaattattgactaatattggtgtgcaggaaaagcgaattattagaaaatggagaaaactcagtataaaatcaattcccaaaatgcagccattttattccacaaagtactattattattattatattattattttccaggagatgaaccctactcatatggaacaagcacaccaaaggcccactgacttgaaattcaaacttccaaaaatctggtgttcatttgaaagacgaaGAGGTCACTTGTTACagtagaaaaaacaaattaacaaattaataattaatagagagtaaatatataaaactgagagtaaaagaggtttgaaaggtgtaataggaggaaacctcacagttgcactatgaaacaattgttagcagatgGTGGgaagcgagatggaagaaagagaatatgaatggaggtacagtaaaaggaatgagggaggtcgcagctagtggccgaaggaaccctgcaaagaaccatacgtgatgcctacagtgcaccgcgtgaggtgtcaGTTGGAAGGTAGGAatttagaatttcttcataaaatgGACAATTAAAAATGCAAGGGGTGAAGGTGCTTCAATTCAGCAGACAAAGACTCAGGAAACTACTGCATGTAACAAAAATATGTGATCAACTACAGCTGTTATATTACGcctagaaaatatatttcataaatgttttttatcagaatttcatGGTATAAGTTacacaaaaaagtgaaaatggagtCAATGatgaacaacaacatcaacaatgtACGAGAGGTGCATTGTACCATCTCGTGCCCTCCATCCTTGAGTTTACTTTATATAACAAGCCACTACCTTCGAATGTTTGCAGCACGTGCAACAGAAGTCATGACACAATTACCAATAAATCATagtaatacatacaaataatatacgATTAATGATCACagttatacatattacatacttAACTGCAACTATCACAGTCATAAAAAGGCTGGCCAGCAAGactgaaggagaaaaggaagcgggaacggaggtgaagtaaaagTTAAAACAGTGGGTGCatcagctagggtccgaagggacgctgcagaaacCCTGtgggaatgcctacagtgcaccactccCTGTGGGGGAAAGTGAGTGAGGCCTGCATCCCATGACAAATCGAGATATATAAACAAGGCGCCAGTTCGTCCTCACCTTCGTGTACGAAACAGGTGGCAGAGACTGGTTGATGCCGGACGTCTGAGTGGCCATCGTCAGAAGGGTGGTGACTCCCAAGGACACCCTGGCCGGCACGGCGTTCTGATCCAGCCAGAAGGACACCCAGGACACGATGACCAACATGCAGCAGGGGATGTAGATGGTCAGCAGGTAGTAGGAGAACTCCCGCTTGAACAGCAGGTCGACTTTCAGGCAAGAATATGCACCTAGAAAGGAACGGGGGGTTTTAGTCAAGGAGGCAAAGAACGGTGAATAGTTATATAAACCATATGGATGAATGCAAAGGAACAGGGGGTTTCAGTCATGGCTGCAAAGAACGGTGAATGCTTATAACAACACATATGGGTGAATCACACGAAattattctcttattatttaGTCTCGTGTGATTAGACGCCTAGCTCCTCCAGACAGAAAATTGTGTCGACTCTCATATAAATGAAGACCACTCAAGAACGACAGATAGAAAATAGCCGGATCTCATAATCGTTTCCAATCATCCTGTTTCTtaacacacacgtatgtatatatatatatgaagataaaaggcccataaaaatatatatacatatatatatatatatatatatatatatatatatatatatatatatatatatatatatatatatatatatatatatatatatatatatataatatatatatatatatatatatatcattctgatTTTAAACAAATGTTCATAACTGAAACAAATACGCGTAACTGTTGACAACTGAGTGGAATTTAAGTTTTTAAAGCGTCCCTGTTCTTATAGTATGTCATCTCACCATTTGTCACATTTGACGTTGAATGACCTCTGGGACCCAGCGGGTGGGCCATGTCCCTAAATTCCTTGCATGCACCCAAATAAACacgaattaaatgaaattttcttaaacGATTCTTCTGCTCTTTTTCTATTGGTTTCGGAAACTACTGATTTCcctgattaatttaaaaaaatccatcAGTGAAATCACAACGTTGACTTAATTTACTAAATTTATAAATTAGGCTAATCTTTGACCTAATTCATCTTTTAagcttgaaatttatttcatgtctTTCAGAGAGAACTTTCATATGCTTGAAATAATTGCGTTGCAGTTAAAATGTACATAAATCGATTCTGACAAAAAAGATTCTAGGGTAGCAGAAACCAAATTGGCCTCGTGGTGACCACATTCTACCAGAATTACCAGGTAAAAGAAGAGGTTTGAATGCAGGTTTAAAGCCCCTGCCTTATAAAGTATACATAAAGTACCAAGCGCTCCTGAaccttacaaaatacaaaataaagttcTACAGCCATAGccaacaaataaaagtaaattttcaggTTCGTGGAAGACATTTTCCCCCCTCACAGTATGTTATTCATCTTGATTCTGAGCACCTCAGATTTTTCAAGCTTTTCTACACAATATGACGATTCTTCTGCAGTGCGCGGAATGAATGCTGAAATAACCGTCGCCCCCCTCACCTGTATTCGTCTTGCTGTTGCAATAATCTGTGAAGAACTTTTCGAGAGTGAATCTCGGCAGGTGAAGGTTCTGAGTCACCTGGACTGGGTCTCCTTTGCGCCATAGGAACACGAGGTCGTCTGTCGTCCAGCCATCTAGAAGGAAGAAACGTCACATCTTTTTAGCTTCCGCAAGGCAGCACCTCGTCACCACACCTACTTACACAGTCTACGCACAGGAAAATGGGGTTTCCTCCCTCGTGCCCAACTGACAGAGGAGGAACTGAAAGCGTCAAGTCTGACCCTTGTTCAGTTAAGGTCTTAGGAAACACTGGAAAAACTCTTGTCGAAACAAAGTGGCAAATTCAGATGAAAGATGGAGGCAGAAATAtgagaaagataaatgaaaagcaaagctcTCAAGGTGAAGCATATCCAAGTGCACAGTCTCTTCTTTGTAGACctaaattacaacaaaaaatggGGTTTTTCCACTTCAGATGAAACTTAAATTTGGAAACCACGGCTATAAATATTGTTGCACAGTACTGCACGTCATTAATCTTCTATTCATGTGCCCATTTCTCTGCAAATCTTTGCAACATATCAGCGTAAGAAATTTGTTGTAGCGCTTATTCAACTCCACAATCTGGGATGAATTCGGAAGTCTGACCCCCtggagaaatgtgtgtgtgtgtgtgtataaaaattctATGAACTATTTTAATAACGTAATACTAATAATTACAGTCTATGATTGTTGCAGAGACATTGTCATTAGCTCACTTAAAGCTTTTCCAAAACTGTTTTTTGTTCTATTGATAAGAATcctgaaaaaaagtataaataatggCAAGGAAAGTGGTCCGAAAAATATCATATGACAAGTATTTATTGCCACATTTGTCTATTTGTAAATTGAAGACTTCGTCTTACGGAGCTTGATATTTTGGAAACGAGTAATGAATATTAGCCAGACACCTAACACGAAAGTATGTGGGAGTTCAATAAGAAAAGAATTAAGCCGATAAAATTAGGAACTTATAAATATCaagatgaaacgaaaaaaaaaaaaacaattctgacAAAGAAGGAGACGTATTCAGACActtaaaaaaatcacttaaagcAATCAAATGGTGATACAATTTACAGAGGGAATCAAAAGGATCTTATCTAAttcattacaattacaataatcaTAGTGATAGCagaatgatgacaatgatgatggtgAACTAAAGTAAATCTAACAGATAATCacgaaaatattcataatcatagCAACACCTGATGAAGATGGCATGATAAACAAAGACATCTAATTAATATTCATACAAAGATtcacgacgatgatgatgatgatgtaatcatAAGTATATTTCCAACGTGGAAGAGACATGTATTGCAATACAAAGCAGAGGAGAGCGATTATTGCCTCCGCTGTGGGTACCAGAAGAAGCTTCTAAAGAAGGAGTGTTAAGAAgtaaacgactctctctctctctttctctcttctctcactctctctctcaatgaaaggAGACAACGGCAAACCAAAGTTGTAATACAACGAgctataataagtaaatatatccaACATGCATGTTTTGGAAGATGCAAAAATAGAGGCTCTCCAGTGTTGCAGAGCAAAGCGTCAATGAATTCAGGAGTGGAGTTATTTGGTGATGcgtccttcaatctctctctctctctctctctctctctctctctctctctctctccctctctctctctcgttacagggattttttttttcgtgaatgaCGTCTTGAATTTTTACTGATTAAATAATGTTCTGAATCGAACTGAAAAGCGGATGACTTGAAAGCGAGAAAGTAGAAGAAAACTGATGATGAAGGAAACTCTCCCCCATGAAAGACTTAGAGAAAGGAATTACacgcaaattaaaacaaaagattaaaaaatggcACCTTTTGCATTTATGCACAAAATGTCCCCTGTCGCATCTTGAACCCACTGTTTTCACATGAACAGGAtacgggggtgggggaggggaaggagaaaacaaaatgaataatgaaaaaagccAAAGCGAGAGCCGAGGCAACAGGTAACGTATAGCCTCACTGATCATccccattcattattcattaaaggTGAACCTGCTTATCTTTGGATACTGAAAAACCAATTAAATTTGTCTTGAAAAACCTAGTAGATCTGTTTGAAAAACTAAGTTAATTTGTTTGAAAAGCCACGTTAATTTGTTTGGAAAACCAGTTAATTTATCTGAAAAATcagtaaatttgtttaaaaaaccaGGCTAATTTTTCTGAAAACCCAAGTTAATTTGTTTGAAAAACCAGGTTAATTTGTTTGAAAAACCAAGGGAATTTATGTGAAAaacaagtacattttttttaaaaaccaagTAAATTTGTCAGAAAAACCAAGTTAATCTGTTTGAAAAACaagtatattcttttaaaaatcaagtaaatttgTCTGAAAAACCAAgttaatttgtataaaaaaaacaagtggaTTTGTTGAAAAGCTaagtaaatttgttttaaaaaaccaAGTAAATTTGCTTGAAAAACTAAGTGGATTTGTTTGAAAAACTAAGTAAATTTGTTTGAAAAACcaagttaatttattttgaaaaaccaatttaatttgttttgaaaaccaaataaatttgtttgaaaaaaccaaggttatttttttaaaaaaccaagtaaatttatttgaaaagaaaaaccaagTAAATTTGTTTGAAAAACCAAGTTAATTTGTTTGAAAAACCAAGTTAATTTGTCTGAAAAACCAACTTAATTTTCTTGCTGATATCTTCAAATGATTTGTTGTTTCTTATGAAACTGAATGTCATCTGAATTGTGGTGGGGTTTGTTATTGTCTCCATAACTCTTGACAGCTTTGAATCACATTCTCCACTATtaaatggaagaagaatgaaagaaagaaatgggtTCCTAACACAGAGTGACACATTagcaaaaagtaaagaaaaggcatacttgaacataaaaaaaagtaaaacaaataacaggaaaaaataatagataaaaaatttattgtaaaagaaTCAATATCACGTAAAAGAACTATTTTGTGCATAAGTGCGCAATGGAGAGTGAAAATGGAATTGAGAAATATAAAGAGATGAGAAATCCGAGGCAAAATAGAAGATATGAGATGAAGACGATAAAATACGAAAGGGAGGGGGGAaacaaataagaagaataaaagaatatggAGTTATGAAAGTGGAGAGATTAAGAAACGGGAACTAACATAGAAAATTCACACAGGAATTGCTGGCAAATAAGGGCTAACAATATCGGGAGAATAAATAGAAAGAGTCCTTGTTTTCGAAACGAGAAAGAGTGAAGAAGGGACGCTGATACAAATCAAGAACTGAAAGAATGAGATGAAGTCAAACTGAAGGGCGTAAAAAACGTGAGAAGGTGAAAACATGAGATGCGAAAGATTTCAGACAATAAAGTTACCATTCAGAAAGCTGTTCAGATAAGATCTTTTAAAGTTTCTCTTTTCGAAAGCAGAAAAGAAACAGCAAGCGAGCGACATGAAGTGTTCAGAATTCCAaagaaaagaacaggaaagaagAGGGAAGCTTTAGGAACGCAAGCAAGCTAAAAATCTCATGTGTCGTTGATCCAACTTATAATCTGGTCGGAATGAAATCGGA of Macrobrachium rosenbergii isolate ZJJX-2024 chromosome 11, ASM4041242v1, whole genome shotgun sequence contains these proteins:
- the GluClalpha gene encoding glutamate-gated chloride channel isoform X9, with product MSRDRWRIGAVPLCFLFILQTVWATGAHGPETQQWKWSGKQGKAQLNYREKEKDILDELFQTGRYDKRIRPSGVNGTVDEPTIVMINMMFRSIQTIDDVKMEYSVQLTFREEWEDERLAFDDLGGRIKYLTLTETNKVWMPDLFFKNEKLGHFHDIILPNVYLRIFPNGDVLYSIRISLTLSCPMNLQLYPLDTQTCELLLASYGWTTDDLVFLWRKGDPVQVTQNLHLPRFTLEKFFTDYCNSKTNTGAYSCLKVDLLFKREFSYYLLTIYIPCCMLVIVSWVSFWLDQNAVPARVSLGVTTLLTMATQTSGINQSLPPVSYTKAIDVWTGVCLTFVFGALLEFALVNYASRSDIHREQMKKQRRQWEFEHQAALEADHLEADGAATFAMARQCEIHMQPPPPRRCCGSWLSKFPSRSKRIDVISRITFPLVFALFNVVYWSTYLFREEEEDIP
- the GluClalpha gene encoding glutamate-gated chloride channel isoform X8; the protein is MSRDRWRIGAVPLCFLFILQTVWATGAHGPETQQWKWSGKQGKAQLNYREKEKDILDELFQTGRYDKRIRPSGVNGTVDEPTIVMINMMFRSIQTIDDVKMEYSVQLTFREEWEDERLAFDDLGGRIKYLTLTETNKVWMPDLFFKNEKLGHFHDIILPNVYLRIFPNGDVLYSIRISLTLSCPMNLQLYPLDRQTCELLLASYGWTTDDLVFLWRKGDPVQVTQNLHLPRFTLEKFFTDYCNSKTNTGAYSCLKVDLLFKREFSYYLLTIYIPCCMLVIVSWVSFWLDQNAVPARVSLGVTTLLTMATQTSGINQSLPPVSYTKAIDVWTGVCLTFVFGALLEFALVNYASRSDIHREQMKKQRRQWEFEHQAALEADHLEADGAATFAMARQCEIHMQPPPPRRCCGSWLSKFPSRSKRIDVISRITFPLVFALFNVVYWSTYLFREEEEDIP
- the GluClalpha gene encoding glutamate-gated chloride channel isoform X11; translated protein: MSRDRWRIGAVPLCFLFILQTVWATGAHGPETQQWKWSGKQGKAQLNYREKEKDILDELFQTGRYDKRIRPSGVNGTENNPTLVDVNLMLRSISKIDDYNMEYSVQLTFREEWEDERLAFDDLGGRIKYLTLTETNKVWMPDLFFKNEKLGHFHDIILPNVYLRIFPNGDVLYSIRISLTLSCPMNLQLYPLDTQTCELLLASYGWTTDDLVFLWRKGDPVQVTQNLHLPRFTLEKFFTDYCNSKTNTGAYSCLKVDLLFKREFSYYLLTIYIPCCMLVIVSWVSFWLDQNAVPARVSLGVTTLLTMATQTSGINQSLPPVSYTKAIDVWTGVCLTFVFGALLEFALVNYASRSDIHREQMKKQRRQWEFEHQAALEADHLEADGAATFAMARQCEIHMQPPPPRRCCGSWLSKFPSRSKRIDVISRITFPLVFALFNVVYWSTYLFREEEEDIP
- the GluClalpha gene encoding glutamate-gated chloride channel isoform X6, which translates into the protein MSRDRWRIGAVPLCFLFILQTVWATGAHGPETQQWKWSGKQGKAQLNYREKEKDILDELFQTGRYDKRIRPSGVNGTENNPTLVDVNLMLRSISKIDDYNMEYSVQLTFREEWEDERLAFDDLGGRIKYLTLTETNKVWMPDLFFKNEKLGHFHDIILPNVYLRIFPNGDVLYSIRISLTLSCPMNLQLYPLDTQTCELLLASYGWTTDDLVFLWRKGDPVQVTQNLHLPRFTLEKFFTDYCNSKTNTGAYSCLKVDLLFKREFSYYLLTIYIPCCMLVIVSWVSFWLDQNAVPARVSLGVTTLLTMATQTSGINQSLPPVSYTKAIDVWTGVCLTFVFGALLEFALVNYASRSDIHREQMKKQRRQWEFEHQAALEADHLEADGAATFAMKPLMRPHGDGLSLDKARQCEIHMQPPPPRRCCGSWLSKFPSRSKRIDVISRITFPLVFALFNVVYWSTYLFREEEEDIP